The genomic segment CTCTGCGCGAAGGCAGCGACGCAATCGACATCTTCGGCGGTTCGGCCGCGTAAACCGCGAGTCGAGACATTAAGGACTGAGAAAGTATGGCTATTCGTAAGTACAAGCCGACTACGCCGGGTCGCCGTCAGAGCTCTGTCTCCCAGTTCGAGGAAATTACTCGTTCCACCCCGGAGAAGTCTCTGCTGCGCCCGCTGAGCAAGACCGGTGGCCGTAACGTACACGGTCACATCACCGTTCGCCACAAGGGCGGCGGACACAAGCGTCGTTACCGCGTGATTGACTTCCGTCGTAACGACAAGGACGGTATTCCGGCCAAGGTCGCTCACATCGAGTACGACCCGAACCGTACCGCCAACATCGCTCTGCTTCACTACGCCGATGGCGAGAAGCGCTACATCGTGGCGCCGAAGAATCTGAAGCAGCACGCGATTGTTGAATCCGGCCCCAACGCTGATATCAAGCCCGGCAACAACCTGCCGCTGCGCAACATCCCGACCGGTACCACCATTCACTGCGTGGAGCTGAAGCCGGGCGCTGGTGCCAAGCTGGCTCGTTCCGCTGGTGCCTCGATCCAGCTGCTCGGTAAGGAAGGAAAGTACGCCGTGCTGCGTATGCCCTCCTCCGAGATTCGTCGCGTGGATGTGCGCTGCCGCGCCACCATCGGCGAGGTCGGAAACCAGGATCAGATCAACATCCGCTGGGGTAAGGCCGGCCGCATGCGCTGGAAGGGCGTGCGTCCTACCGTCCGCGGTGTCGTGATGAACCCGGTTGACCACCCGCACGGTGGTGGTGAAGGCCGCACCTCTGGTGGTCGCCACCCCGTGTCGCCTTGGGGTAAGAAGGAAGTTCGTACCCGCAAGCCGAACCGTTACAGCAACGACATGATCGTTCGCCGTCGTCGTTCCAACAAGAAGCGTTAAGAGGAGGGAATTTAGATGCCACGTAGCCTGAAGAAGGGCCCGTTCGTCGATGAGCACCTCCTCAACAAGGTGGATGTTCAGAACGAAAACGGTACCAAGAAGGTAATCAAGACCTGGTCTCGTCGTTCCACCATTCTTCCTGATTTCATCGGTCACACCTTCGCCGTCCATGACGGTCGTAAGCACGTGCCGGTGTTCGTGGATGATTCCATGGTGGGCCACAAGCTGGGCGAGTTCGCACCGACCAAGACCTTCAAGGGTCACGTCAAGGATGACAAGAAGGGACGTAGGTAAGCGATGAGTGACCAAATCACTACCGCCCGCGCTACCGCGCGCTTCGTCCGGGTCTCCCCGATGAAGGCACGCCGTGTCGTGGACCTGGTCCGCGGCAAGTCCGTGTCCGAAGCACTCGCGATCCTGAAGTACGCCCCGCAGGGCGCTTCCGAGCCGGTCGCGAAGGTCGTTGCTTCCGCCGCGGCTAACGCAGAAAACAACTTTGGTCTGGACCCGAAGACCCTGGTGATCTCCCAGGCATGGGCAGACGAAGGCCCGACCATGCGCCGGATCCGTCCGCGCGCCCAGGGTCGTGCTTTCCAAGTTCGCAAGCGCACCAGCCACATCACCGTGGTTGTCGAGAGCCAGAAGGAAGGTGCCTAAGCATGGGCCAGAAAATCCATCCCCACGGCCTCCGGCTGGGTATCACTTCTGACTGGAAGTCCCACTGGTACGCCGACAAGAACTATGCAGACTACCTCGCTGAGGACATCAAGATCCGCGAGTTCCTCTCCAAGGGTCTTGACCGCGCTGGTATCGCCGATGTAGTCATCGAGCGCACCCGCGACCGCGTCCGCGTCGACATCCACACTGCCCGTCCGGGTATTGTGATCGGCCGTCGTGGTTCCGAGGCCGACCGCATCCGTGGCCAGCTGGAGAAGCTGACCGGCAAGCAGGTTGCCCTCAACATCCTCGAGGTGAAGAACATCGACGCTAACGCTCAGCTGGTGGCTCAGTCCATCGCCGAGCAGCTCGCTAACCGCGTTGCTTTCCGTCGTGCCATGCGCAAGGCCATCCAGTCCGCGATGCGCCAGCCGCACGTCAAGGGCATCAAGGTGCAGTGCGCCGGTCGTCTCGGCGGTGCCGAGATGTCTCGCACCGAGCGCTACCACGAGGGTCGCGTTCCGCTGCACACCCTGCGCGCCGAGATCGACTACGGCACCTACGAGGCCCACACCACCTTCGGCCGCATTGGCGTGAAGGTGTGGATCTACAAGGGTGACGTCGTCGGCGGCAAGCGCGAGTCCGAGCTCAACGCACCGCAGGCCCGTCGTGGCCGCGGCGACCGTCGCGAGCGTCCGCGCCGCGGTGGCCAGCGCCGTCAGCGCGCAGAGAAGAAGGAGGGCTAAACCTCATGCTTATTCCTAAGCGCGTGAAGTACCGTCGCCAGCACCGCCCCCACCGTCGCGGTATGGCCAAGGGCGGCACTCGCGTAACCTTCGGTGACTACGGAATCCAGGCTCTCGAGCCGGCCTACGTCACCAACCGTCAGATTGAGGCTGCACGTATCGCCATCAACCGCCA from the Corynebacterium ciconiae DSM 44920 genome contains:
- the rpsC gene encoding 30S ribosomal protein S3 yields the protein MGQKIHPHGLRLGITSDWKSHWYADKNYADYLAEDIKIREFLSKGLDRAGIADVVIERTRDRVRVDIHTARPGIVIGRRGSEADRIRGQLEKLTGKQVALNILEVKNIDANAQLVAQSIAEQLANRVAFRRAMRKAIQSAMRQPHVKGIKVQCAGRLGGAEMSRTERYHEGRVPLHTLRAEIDYGTYEAHTTFGRIGVKVWIYKGDVVGGKRESELNAPQARRGRGDRRERPRRGGQRRQRAEKKEG
- the rpsS gene encoding 30S ribosomal protein S19, with the protein product MPRSLKKGPFVDEHLLNKVDVQNENGTKKVIKTWSRRSTILPDFIGHTFAVHDGRKHVPVFVDDSMVGHKLGEFAPTKTFKGHVKDDKKGRR
- the rplV gene encoding 50S ribosomal protein L22, with product MSDQITTARATARFVRVSPMKARRVVDLVRGKSVSEALAILKYAPQGASEPVAKVVASAAANAENNFGLDPKTLVISQAWADEGPTMRRIRPRAQGRAFQVRKRTSHITVVVESQKEGA
- the rplB gene encoding 50S ribosomal protein L2, with protein sequence MAIRKYKPTTPGRRQSSVSQFEEITRSTPEKSLLRPLSKTGGRNVHGHITVRHKGGGHKRRYRVIDFRRNDKDGIPAKVAHIEYDPNRTANIALLHYADGEKRYIVAPKNLKQHAIVESGPNADIKPGNNLPLRNIPTGTTIHCVELKPGAGAKLARSAGASIQLLGKEGKYAVLRMPSSEIRRVDVRCRATIGEVGNQDQINIRWGKAGRMRWKGVRPTVRGVVMNPVDHPHGGGEGRTSGGRHPVSPWGKKEVRTRKPNRYSNDMIVRRRRSNKKR